CTGTATGCATTTTAACGAGAACCGCGATTTAATATGATAGATAATCTGAACTTTAAAGAAACTAGGGGgtattagtttaattttagtattgtatattttaaaaacgaaCAAATATGACATACACTGAAACTTGTTATAGAATTATAAACATAAAtgcaaatttaaaactatttgaaATAATTTGTTGTGTTTTATTGGAGTTTTATGTAGGATATTAGTaagattaataaaaagttaactaaattataagttaagatctatatatattctttatttatttttatgtaaaacaaTTGTAAAGCTTATAATTAGTACTGtataaattttgattggttttaaaattattaagtttcaTTTTTGTACTTGTCTTTAAAAGAAAGTACTACCGACTTGTATACCGGTTCTTTATTTGTTGTCatcaatttatctttttaaccaaaataattttgtcaatctttttaaccaaaatttaaatttaacatttattgtTGCTATTTAATTTCTgtgtttttttaagtttgtttgTGATGGAAAGAAATTTTTGCTtcatgatttaaaatatttttagttgtaAATTTATAGAAGGTTTACTTTCTTACCGTTGTtgatgtaatattaattttacagttttttattttaattatttaattaatcagattttttggaaataattttgaatattaatactattatttgatgttctagcttttcttttgtttgttgggTAGTGTTTGTGTGCTAGGTCATCCCTTTATGCAAGGCTGAGATACTTGATCAAACATGGTCTTGAATGACTTTTCGAAAACAGGTATGAGTGAAGACTTCAAACCCAACTTAAAAGCtttatgaaatttataaatggtagatatatacaaaaattatcaTTGTCTGAGGCCTGGAGttaggtttttaatcaaaaattctGAAGAACTCTTAACTTAAATCTGATTAAACACATTGCATAGACGTTTTGTGTGTttctgaaaataatttatatacaaaaacggtTTAAGAATTCTAACTCCTACGGTTTGATCCTACCCTACAATATGAGTTGCAAACCTACGAACtgcattattattattctcATTTTTGTCTCACTTCTTCTTTTGTGTTTCATGACTTTTTTTTAGGTTCCATGACCTTTGTCTATGATGCTTTGATACTATTGTGTACATAttcaatattaaattttactttaGTTATACACATTCTAAGTTATTATCCAGGCTACAcatgtttatattaataatttgttttatatttataataattttaaaattatcaaaatagaagattgtttttaaaattgtaacCTTTTAATTAACTACcattttctatttttggatttatatatacataaaatatgttttaaatgtaCTTTTCATATGTAATACATTTTATGtagatattttttgtatatgtaatcttatgatataatattttataatcacaTTTAATATGAGTAACATATACTAattattgaataaaattaaattgcATCTTTTCCCCAAAAAAAATCactgtttaaataaaatacgtTCTATAAATATTGAATAATTTGAACActaattgtttttgttaaagGATATTATTATTAGCATATTGTTTACAGATCCATAATCTTAAAATATGACTGCTGCTACTGCTGTTTAGAAGGACTATGCTTTTGATTTCGAATTGCCTAATTCTTGATTCATTGgttataacaaatttggtttAGTGTCATAAACTTTTGAGAGTTCCAAAGATGCTTCTTAAATCTTTACTGCAACATTTACTTTTACATGAAAGCTTCCACATTTGGTTAACATATTTGAACATAGTATAATGTATACCAGCGTGTAAtatccttttctctcttcttcaccCAACGCACAAACCAGAAGGGGAGAGCGGCCAGGGCGTTGCCAATATTTTCTTTGGCCTATGGAGGCAAAGTGTTGATACTAACCTCTAATATgagggggaggggggggggggggggagggggcaAATAAATCTAAAGGTCTCTTAAATGTAAGAGGTGAAAGGTTTGTTGTTTGAGGGTTTTGTCATGAAACCAATTGGGAGGACCGGAGAAAGGCATTTTTATGggagagaaaaaaaactgtAAGCCTCTCTTGATCTGAGAGAGAGTAAGTTTCTAGCTACACTCCTTCCTCCACTTCAGAAAGAAATAATGATGTGTTCTTGACACTGAAACCAATTGTTTGTTCTTGGTTACCATTTGCTTCTATGTCCTCATTCAGAAACGTTACTTGAAACTGTTTTAGACTGTTTCCATCAAAGTCAGCTTGAATCCACAGATCATTAATGTCTTTTGTCATGAGTCCATTGTGATAGAAACCTATGTCCATCAATGTCCGTCAAATCGAGTTGTATTAGGGAAGAGAAGCAAATTAGGATAGAGAAACTTACGTGAACACTCTCAGATGAATGAGAAGGTCCATAAATTGGGTCACCATCATTGTCGTTATTTTCAGAAAGGCAAAAGCATCCTCAGCGGTTAGTGAAGCTCTTCTCAATAGATACTGCAAAGCAAAATCGTCACATGTTAATGGAGGTAGACGATAAAACTGTCCCATAAAAGCTTTACACAAATAATTCTGATGCAAGAAACATTCTTCTACATAAGAGAAACTTGAAGAGATCTGCCATAAACATGCCTTACTCCAACTTGTTTGTAGAAACTTTCTATACCGATTTGGATTTAGAAGCAATATGAAATCAACAGCGCATGTTACCCCAGTGATTCATGTGGCATACCCACTGTGAAGccaaaatgacaaaaaaaaatacagcatACCCAAAGTTTTATCATAATAAAGAAAAACAGTGACCTTGTACGCTTTTGAATCTCTGTACTGATGAGCAGTGTCGTAAGGACAAAGCCTTGTGGTTTGAGAAACTGGTAGACAGGCCCTCGCTTACTGTTCAATCTCTGCCacaaaagtagaaaaaaaaCTGAGCAGTAAAAAAAACTAGTATCTTCGTTCTTTAGATGTAACACATGAAAATTCCTAAAACCTAGACTTGGTGGTGGTTACTAGCAAAGTATATTATGCACTTGGACTGAGATTGACGTCCTTCTGATATGTTCAGCATACTGGAGAATCTAACAAaactgttaaaaaaaattcttgttcaGAAAGATTCAAATCATCAACAGTGATAGTGAAGGGATTGATATAACAAAGATTTAGAGATTGAAACATTGTACATGCTGCAATCTCTTACCAGTTACCATAGACAGTGTTGAATCATAATGAAAGAGAAAATGAGTGTTGATGATTAAAACTTGTTGATGAGCATCGTACTGTAAGGAAGAACTGATTTTACGTGTAGCAACAGCACGGCTCAGTCTAAAGTACTCCTTATGTACAGCCGTGGGAAAACCTAATTGCCaatcagaagaagagaaggaaacaCACATTGATCCATCTGTTGATTGAAGAATTGAAGAATGAAGCTAGAAAGAACATGAAGCAGCTTCACAAAAATTGAAAGACACTAATATCACAAAATGAGCAAAATTATCGGGTTAGAACATGATTTCATACTTGATCATATATAAGAAGAAGCTCCAGACCAATAACGAAACTACCTTTAGTTGTGGTCCTCGGTTGCCAGAAGTTGATCAACCAAAACCGTAGCTCCGAGTGTCTTTGGACATGAGCAACATCATTTTAGAGCAGAGATGTAGGGGCTTTGCAGGTAGGGGCTTTGCCGGTTGATTTCCTCATTCTGTCATCGTTTTCTCTGAAAATTTAGTTAGCTTGAATAAGGTGAAGGGGAgaagcaaagaagaagggaGATATATAATTGTGGAGCTGATGGAAAGGGAACAGATTCATGTCGTTTGTTTGGGTTATGATAAGCACATGAACTTTATGAGACTTAAATGTGGAGGCGAAAGAGAATCGGAAGTGGTGTAACGGCGTGCTTTGGAGGAAGACGAAACGGAGAGGTCCAAGTCAATTTTGTGTTGTGTGAATGAACAAATGACGTGGCAAAAAAAACCCATCCCATTGGATGATTTTAATTGCCGACGTGGAGGGTCTCTCTGTTGCTCGTATCGAGCTTTTACTTATTGTTTGATtattgtatttattaatttaatattatttacaagAATGAGtcataaaacaatatatttttcatcaaattgtaattcatcaaaacatataaatatttatcttttataaaacaatatattttttcttgttttatgcCAAAACTtcccttcaatttttttttttaaataacacataaattataaatatagttattcatttCCTTTTTTCTGTTCTGCTAACTTTTAATTTCTCCTCGATTACTTACTTATTGAAATCCGATGTATCCAAACTAAATAATAGCTtccacaaacaaacaaaagcaCAATGTCCATATTCGAAACTACTAAACAAATACACGTGAAACCAGAAACATGACTCGAGCATAAATATCCTCAACGAAAGAAGACATGCTTGTAGATCTAACGATTAAGTCTTTACTCAATGAAGGTTGTTTCTCATTATCACTAGGCCCTCTTGGATCATCCTCGTTCATGTTTAGCTTTATCTTCGCATCTCCCTAAAGTACAACCACAAATTTTCTTTCTTCAACAAAAACCCTTTTCAGTTTCCCCtccaataagtttttttttttggtttctttcaTACAGCAACTTTTTCACTTACTGTCTTTGTTGTTGCGTGACCTTCAACCTGAAAATTGAACTTAAAAGTGTTAGACTCTTTGCTTTTAACCATGTGATAAAAAGGGTCTCAGATCAATatgagtgtgtgtgtgttttggatAAAGTTCTTAGAATCTTTTGCTTTACCTTGGCTGCTTTGAACAGTTCGTCTAGAACTTCAGACAATGTTGGATGCGCATGAACTGCCAATTTTATGTCCTGCAGAGTCACCAGTAACCATGCAGGGATCAAGAACTAGATACAAAGTGGATGTAAACAAACATGTAATCAAGAACTAGAGTATTGAAGGATCCTACCTGAATGCGTGTTCCTAGAGCAATGGCATTGGATGCTTCATGGATAAGGTCAGCAGCATGCAGCCCAAAGATATGAACTCCTAGAATCTCACCGTTGTCAGGTCGGTATATCATCTGCAATAATGAACACAATGagatctctttcttctttcattAACCATAAACTATCAACATCTTCTTATCTTACCTTGGCTATTCCTTCTCCTTCATTTTCAGCTAGGGCCTTTGTGTTAGCCTTGAAACTTGTCTTGGCAACACTAACTTTAAATCCTTCCTTCTCGCCTTTCTCTCTCGCTTGTGGCTAGAAATCACAGAAATTATCTTACATTAAGCTTATtggttatttcattttttatttctgaCTATCTTCAGTGCAAAATGATCTTGAATTACCTCTGTCAATCCCACCATGCTGATTTCAGGATGAGTAAAGCAAGCAGCGGGAATGCTTAGATGATTAAGCACATGATCTCTACCAGTGACTTGCTCAACCACTAGCCACAGAGTAAGAGCGAGCACAgagtttaaaaaacaaaatactattCACAGCATTTATAGTTGAATAGGCTTTTGATAAACCATTTACCAGAGATTCCTTGAGCACTGGCTGCATGTGCAAGCATCAGTTTACCATTGGCATCACCGATGCAGTACAAGTTGGGAACCTATGAAGCAGAAATGAATTTAGCATATAGAATGAATTGCGCtggtaaaaatgtaaataaaacttACCAGTTTCCCATTTCCATCGATCACACGCATTCGCTCATCAACAGGTATGAAACCTCTCTGCGTCACAACATTGACCTGTGTTGAAAGGACAGCTGCAGCGTTATCTTTTTGTAGACCAAATGAACTCGCAGTTAACAAAAATGATGATACATCATAATAGAGGGGGTGTGTGATTTAGTGTCATCTCATACATTTTCCAAGCCAAGGCCATTGGTGAATGGAGCTCTTCCAGTAGCAATAAGAGCAGCATCTACCTGGAGACATAAGAAACCAACAGAGATAAACCAAATGGGTGAATATATTCTCTTTGTGAGACATCGGATCTCCCTTAGCTTTTATATGACATTGTGTTACCTCCAATGTGTCCttatgttcttttgttttggCATCAATAAGCTCAATCATAACTGGTTTCCCATCCTTAGCGGGAGTTATCTGTATAAGAATAAATTTGAATATGGAAGATGAATACATATAGACACATTGGatagagaaagaaacaaaatatttagaaatcATGATTTAACATGCTCACTTTGCTAGCAAAGACACCAGTATGATAGTCAATCTTTCTAGGATTTATCAAAACCCTCTGAGCTAGCTTACTGATCTCAGGATCAAATCCTGGCATTAGCTGATCCAGTGCTTCTATAAAAGTTACCTGCAACAACAGATGTCCTGGTTTTGGTTAGTAACTATTGTTGCAAGGTAGATCAAACCTAAAGAAACCAAAATTAGGAATGGCACACTCTAAATGAAGATCAACAAGCCAATCAATTAGTTTATAAATCCCCTTTAAATGCTATTTTTCACATTAGCAAGCTCAATACAAAATAATGTTACCTCACTTCCAAGTGCTGTGTAAACATCACTGAACTCAAGACCAATGTAACCACTTCCTACAATTGCAATCCAATCAGGTACAGACTCCAACTTCAAGGCATGGTCACTGGTGATTACAGTCTTTCCTGCAGCACCAGATATAACATAACATGATTTCAAGCATGCTTGCACAAACTGGAGAGATTAACAACGAAACAAGGAATGTACCATCAACTTCAATTCCTTTAGGGACAAAAGGCACAGATCCAGTGGCAATGATTATATTTTTGGCAGTGATAATATTGTCCTTCCCATATTTAACCTTTTGTGGGCCCTGCAGGAATACAAAACTTCAAAAGAGTTAGGATACAAAGCAAGAGTATCCAGTCTACTTAGTCAAACTGACCAGAACACTGCCGAATCCTGTCAAAATGTCAACACCAAGTGCCTTCATTGAATTGGTCAGGTTGTTTCTAATTTTGGTAGCCAGGTTATTAGCATGGTCTGCCACACCCTGACGATCATACCCAGCAGCTGAAACCTGGGGGGAACCAAAAACCATAAGATTGTGAAGACCAGAAGCCCTAGTTTCTAAATTAACAAGATCATCTCCAATCATTTAAGACAAAACTAACAACTTTATACAAGAAATGAAACAGTGTGAACCAGTAGGAGTATACCTGAAGACCAAAGGACTTCATGTGATGTTCGTTCTGAAGCTCTCGCATTCTACCACTAACAGCAAGAAGAGCTTTGGAAGGGACACAGCCTCTGTTAACGCAAGTCCCTCCAACAACATCTCCTTCAATGATCGCAGTTTTGAGTCCCTAACAAGACAATACAATGGATCCATTCAATAAAAGTAAAGAAACAGAGTAACTCATCTCTGTTCTTATTACAGAAGCAAATGTAAGAGATTATTAGCAAAGTCAAGTCACCTTTTCAACGGCGTGTAAGGCAGCTCCATGGCCGCCAACACCAGCTCCGATAATGATCAGATCGTAGTCGAAACTCTTGGGCGGAGCACCATTAGTCGTGGCGGCAGCGGAGACTTGGAATCTAGTGCTTCGGATGCGAACTCGGTCGCTGCGAAGAGTCAGATGATTCGAAGGCGAGGAGCAAAACGCCTCACGTCGGAGTCCGCAGAACTGGAGACTCCTCGGCGTTGAGAAGATGGAACCGGTTGATCCGAGCACGCGGTTGGATCTGGTAAGCGACGTCTGGGAGAAGGGAAGAGCGATGGCTGATTGCATTGTGAGAAAGAGAGATCGAtccggagagagagagagagttgatgACAATTTGACAAACAcagcggagagagagagaggcgatgtcagtgtaaaatataaaacgGGGGCGGAGATATCAAGGCGGGTTTGTTTAACCACTTCttatttcaaatattgtttaattaatttaaggCCCATTAGGCTCTATTATGGGCCGCATAGCTTTCATTAGTTTCTCACGATTATGAACTGTCCTTGATTGTTCTTGCATGATAGATGCCTATTCCCACTTTAGCCTTTAGGAGTGACACTGAGTTTGAGATCATAGGAGAATTCAGCTGCATGTagattataataattgattttagAATGTGGTAAGGTAAGTTTTGGTGTCTTAAAACCATAGTCTTTAAACCATGATTAACCCAGTTTCGGCTAAGAAAATCTAAACCATGTATGATTTAGCTGTTACATGACTAGTGGGGCGACAGGTCGATCATCAGAGACTTTATAATCAGTCCTTAGGCCGTTGAAGGAAAATACAATCATGGGCCTTTGGGGGCGATAGTATTGTAAAGGTTATTCTGAACATGGTTCGATGCTGACAGTGCGTTATGGCTCTAAACAGACGATGCTGCATCTCTATCGTCGCTTTAAACCTTTAAACAAATGAATATGAGGGACAAGTTCTTTTGAACAAATGCATCTAAATAGTGTTACATAATGAGAAGATCATATGGTACAAAAGAGGCAAAAACAGAGTTTCTCGAAATCACAATCACACacattaggaaaaaaaaaaaaacatagcaaATGAGAAATCTGAATCAAAGCATTACCTACTGTCCACCACGGCTCATCTCCCAGAAGGCGACCTCGTGTTCAAGAACACGTACCAGAACATTTTCAGCTTCAACAAAAGCGTCCCGGGAGGCATTCTCCAGACAACGTTCAGCGATGTTCTTCACAGACAAACAGTACTGTCTAAACCCGTCGTTACCCCACCGATTGCAAGCTCCGATAAGCTCCGCCGGAGTTTTGTTCCCATCCCCCAAACAGTGAGCAAAGCTCTCTTGATACACCGCTTCAATCGCCCAGAAAGCCGTCATTACCACCGAATACTCCACCTCACTACTCATCAGAGCTTCAAGAAACCTTGAACAAACCACAAAAACGTCTCATCGAGAATCTCTCAAAATTAAGAACTAACTAAATCGAATACCTGCTATACTCTTGATTAGCCTTTTGAGCCACAACGGTCGAGAAATCAACGCCCCATTTCGACCCTTCACTTTTAAACCACTCGATCTCATCATTCAACGAAGCTAAACCACCAAGCACGACCTCCATGTCGGAAGTCTCGCCGGATTCTTTGCCGGCTCTGATCAGAACATTCGCCACAAACGGCACGAACCCCCTCACGAAGAGGTAATCTTGACCCTGCCACCAAAAACGAAGCCGTTTTAAACTCACCGAGTGATTAATCTTTGTTTTCATCGGTAATTCAACAGTACCAGCCAAGTTTTGAAGGAGGAGAGATCAACGGATCCGTCGCGGATGGAGACGACGAAGTCATGACGTGTAGCTGCCGCGTATAATGAACGGTGCTTATCAATCCACGTGTCGATCACGCCTTTCTTCTCCGATTTCTCCATTGAAGTTGCTGCTTCTCTCGAGATTCGTCACCGATCATCCTGTCCCCGCCAACGTTGACTCTTTACTCTGTAGCGTACATGTCTTATTGGGCTTTAAAGTAATAGACCAAGGCCCGGTTAGATCCAACTATATAACGGCAGTTAAGTAAAAAAGACACGACAGAAGAGCGCTAGTGACGTGGCAATTTCTGAACCTTGATTCTGTCACCGTTAGATCTACGGCAGTAAAGACACGACCGAAGAGCGTTGCTTCGTGGCAATTTTTAAGATGCATTGCTGTCTGAAAGAGTGATGACGTGGAActgtttttttctaattattctCAGTTGTCTTTCTCACCCTAATGAACTCAGGGCCTGTTTATTAGGAGACAAGCGGTGCTATCTTTCCGGGCCCAAACCCATGTTCCCTCGTATAATACTAATTAAGGgatccaatttttttataatatatatttttatatataaaaaattataaatataataaatataagtgAAAAGGGtccaaattatttgatatgtatatagttttattttcattacaaaatattactgattaaattttaaaaacattttaaatattatctacatataaattttagagggtaaaaaaaaatatttttcgccCTAGGTCCCGTAACAGTGTTGAGCCGGCACTGAATGAACTATATAAGAATTTGACTAGATGTTTATGTTGATTTGGTGTAGCGTCGTCTTTATAAGCCATATGAATAGCTGATGTGGTTCATCTTCAGTTTTGGAAGAAACTTGTAGTAATAACGCAGATTCGTAATTATAGCTGATTAACATTGTTGATATGCATACCAAACTAGAcggtaaaaaagaagaagatcaaagcTGATCGATGAACGTGCGAAAATTCAATGCTGCTAATGGTGTTtggtatataaatatgattaaa
The window above is part of the Brassica napus cultivar Da-Ae chromosome C3, Da-Ae, whole genome shotgun sequence genome. Proteins encoded here:
- the LOC106358154 gene encoding dihydrolipoyl dehydrogenase 1, chloroplastic, with product MQSAIALPFSQTSLTRSNRVLGSTGSIFSTPRSLQFCGLRREAFCSSPSNHLTLRSDRVRIRSTRFQVSAAATTNGAPPKSFDYDLIIIGAGVGGHGAALHAVEKGLKTAIIEGDVVGGTCVNRGCVPSKALLAVSGRMRELQNEHHMKSFGLQVSAAGYDRQGVADHANNLATKIRNNLTNSMKALGVDILTGFGSVLGPQKVKYGKDNIITAKNIIIATGSVPFVPKGIEVDGKTVITSDHALKLESVPDWIAIVGSGYIGLEFSDVYTALGSEVTFIEALDQLMPGFDPEISKLAQRVLINPRKIDYHTGVFASKITPAKDGKPVMIELIDAKTKEHKDTLEVDAALIATGRAPFTNGLGLENVNVVTQRGFIPVDERMRVIDGNGKLVPNLYCIGDANGKLMLAHAASAQGISVVEQVTGRDHVLNHLSIPAACFTHPEISMVGLTEPQAREKGEKEGFKVSVAKTSFKANTKALAENEGEGIAKMIYRPDNGEILGVHIFGLHAADLIHEASNAIALGTRIQDIKLAVHAHPTLSEVLDELFKAAKVEGHATTKTGDAKIKLNMNEDDPRGPSDNEKQPSLSKDLIVRSTSMSSFVEDIYARVMFLVSRVFV
- the LOC106358156 gene encoding bifunctional TENA-E protein — encoded protein: MEKSEKKGVIDTWIDKHRSLYAAATRHDFVVSIRDGSVDLSSFKTWLGQDYLFVRGFVPFVANVLIRAGKESGETSDMEVVLGGLASLNDEIEWFKSEGSKWGVDFSTVVAQKANQEYSRFLEALMSSEVEYSVVMTAFWAIEAVYQESFAHCLGDGNKTPAELIGACNRWGNDGFRQYCLSVKNIAERCLENASRDAFVEAENVLVRVLEHEVAFWEMSRGGQ